One window of the Paenibacillus beijingensis genome contains the following:
- the mqnC gene encoding cyclic dehypoxanthinyl futalosine synthase has protein sequence MQTVDRVLDKALRGERIGLEDGITLLESDEIEKMGRVANELMLRRHPEPIVTFNIGRNINYTNVCDVYCRFCAFYRPPGSKEGYVLPDETILQKIQETVDVGGDEILMQGGVNPDLPFGYYLDLLRKIKAHFPGITMHSFSPAEIQKMKELSGLPLEEVLRQLHEAGLDSLPGGGGEILDDRTRRKISRLKGSWTDWMDTMKAAHKNGMNTTATMVYGFGESMEERALHMIRVRDAQDECKANGYPSPGFLAFISWPFQPDNTNLKREKSKPEEYLKMVAINRIMLDNIPNLQASWVTMGAEIGKLALSYGVNDFGSTMLEENVVSAAGTTHKVNIELILQYIREAGKIPAQRNTRYEILRVFNEGEHADRDFVLQN, from the coding sequence ATGCAAACAGTAGACCGAGTATTGGACAAAGCGCTGCGTGGAGAGCGAATCGGGCTGGAGGACGGCATTACGCTGCTTGAATCCGATGAGATTGAAAAAATGGGTCGTGTCGCCAACGAGCTGATGCTTCGGCGCCATCCCGAGCCAATTGTGACTTTCAACATCGGACGCAATATTAACTATACCAACGTATGTGACGTATACTGCAGATTTTGCGCCTTTTACCGCCCGCCGGGCTCCAAGGAAGGTTATGTGCTCCCGGATGAGACGATTTTGCAAAAAATTCAGGAGACGGTGGACGTCGGCGGAGACGAAATTTTGATGCAGGGCGGGGTTAATCCCGATCTGCCTTTCGGTTATTACCTCGATTTACTGCGCAAAATTAAAGCCCATTTTCCGGGCATTACGATGCATTCCTTCTCGCCGGCCGAGATTCAGAAGATGAAGGAGCTGTCCGGCCTGCCGCTGGAGGAAGTGCTGCGCCAGCTTCACGAAGCGGGTCTCGATTCCCTTCCGGGCGGCGGCGGCGAAATTCTCGACGACCGCACGCGCCGCAAAATCAGCCGCTTGAAGGGCTCCTGGACGGACTGGATGGATACGATGAAGGCCGCCCACAAGAACGGAATGAACACGACGGCGACAATGGTGTACGGCTTCGGTGAATCGATGGAGGAGCGGGCGCTGCACATGATCCGCGTGCGCGACGCGCAGGATGAATGCAAGGCGAACGGCTATCCATCGCCGGGTTTCCTCGCGTTTATTTCATGGCCGTTCCAGCCCGATAATACCAATCTGAAGCGGGAGAAGTCCAAGCCGGAAGAATATTTGAAGATGGTTGCCATTAACCGGATCATGCTGGACAATATCCCGAACCTGCAGGCGTCCTGGGTGACGATGGGGGCGGAAATCGGCAAGCTGGCGCTCTCTTACGGCGTCAACGATTTCGGCAGCACGATGCTGGAGGAGAACGTCGTGTCGGCCGCCGGCACGACGCATAAGGTGAACATCGAGCTGATTTTGCAATATATCCGCGAAGCGGGCAAAATTCCCGCCCAGCGCAATACGCGCTATGAAATTTTGCGCGTCTTTAACGAAGGGGAACACGCCGACCGCGATTTCGTGCTGCAAAACTGA
- a CDS encoding Lrp/AsnC family transcriptional regulator — MKLPQLDDIDQQIVQLLLNNGRMPYAKIGESLNLSRVAIQKRVEALLDNGILEHFTVRVNVAKLGKTVSAFFEVQVEPRYVDQVGMRLSEEMDVINIYQMTGSSTLHMHVLLRNENELEKFLYEKLYPLEGVVNVQTQLMIKQFKTGSGLTI; from the coding sequence ATGAAGCTTCCGCAATTAGATGACATTGACCAGCAGATTGTCCAGCTTCTATTGAACAACGGACGTATGCCCTACGCCAAAATTGGAGAGTCGCTTAATTTGTCCCGCGTCGCCATTCAAAAACGGGTGGAGGCTCTTCTGGACAATGGGATATTGGAGCATTTTACGGTCAGAGTAAATGTTGCCAAGCTGGGCAAAACCGTTTCCGCTTTTTTCGAGGTGCAAGTAGAACCGCGCTATGTCGATCAGGTGGGAATGCGGCTGTCGGAAGAGATGGATGTCATCAATATTTATCAGATGACGGGATCGAGTACGCTGCATATGCACGTGCTGCTGCGCAATGAGAACGAACTGGAAAAGTTTCTGTACGAGAAGCTGTATCCGCTCGAAGGCGTCGTAAACGTACAGACCCAACTGATGATCAAGCAGTTTAAAACCGGCAGCGGTCTCACGATATAA
- the thrS gene encoding threonine--tRNA ligase yields the protein MTIQIKLPDGAVREYEAGATIGDVAGSISQGLKKNAIAGKVDGKVVDVYTPLQNGDAVEIVTLDSADGLEVYRHSTAHLMAQAIKRLYGEKNVKLGIGPVIEDGFYYDIDMEQSLTPDDLQKIEKEMERIVKEDLPIRRRVVSREEALAIFTELEDPLKLELIRDLPEESVITMYDQGEFFDLCRGPHLPSTGRIKAFKLLSVAGAYWRGDSKNKMLQRIYGTAFPKKSQLDEHLHFLEEAKKRDHRKLGRELKMFTFSREVGQGLPLWLPNGAKVRRTLERYIVDLEERLGYQHVYTPVLANVELYKTSGHWEHYSEDMFPKMELEGEELVLRPMNCPHHMMVYKSDMRSYRDLPVRIAEMGTMHRYEMSGALTGLHRVRAMTLNDAHIFCRPDQIKEEFARVINLIRMVYEDFGIKEYRFRLSYRDPQDTEKYFPNDEMWEMSQRMLREVVEELGLPFFEAEGEAAFYGPKLDVQIKTALGKEETLSTAQLDFLLPERFELEYVGDDGKKHRPVVIHRGIISTMERMTAFLLENFAGALPLWLSPVQAKVIPVSTAYEAYARQVEEQLQAGGVRVESDLRNEKLGYKIREAQLEKIPYMLIVGENEMTSAAVSVRKRGEGDLGAKPVQELLELLRDEIASKRI from the coding sequence ATGACGATTCAAATTAAGCTGCCGGATGGTGCCGTCCGGGAATATGAAGCCGGCGCAACGATTGGCGATGTGGCGGGCTCGATCAGCCAAGGGCTGAAGAAAAACGCGATCGCAGGCAAAGTGGACGGGAAAGTGGTGGACGTCTATACGCCGCTTCAGAACGGTGACGCGGTGGAAATCGTGACGCTTGATTCGGCGGACGGACTCGAAGTGTACCGCCACAGCACGGCACACTTGATGGCGCAGGCGATCAAGCGTCTCTACGGCGAAAAAAATGTGAAGCTCGGAATCGGCCCGGTGATCGAGGACGGTTTTTACTACGATATCGATATGGAGCAGTCGCTGACGCCGGACGATTTGCAAAAGATCGAGAAAGAAATGGAACGGATCGTGAAGGAAGACCTGCCGATCCGGCGCCGGGTCGTCAGCCGCGAGGAAGCGCTCGCGATCTTCACCGAGCTGGAAGATCCGCTGAAGCTGGAGCTGATCCGGGACCTGCCGGAAGAGTCGGTCATTACGATGTACGACCAGGGCGAATTTTTCGACCTGTGCCGCGGACCGCATCTGCCGTCGACCGGCCGTATCAAGGCGTTCAAGCTGCTGAGCGTGGCGGGCGCGTACTGGCGCGGCGATTCCAAGAACAAGATGCTGCAGCGCATTTACGGCACCGCTTTTCCGAAGAAGTCGCAGCTGGATGAGCATCTGCACTTCCTGGAAGAAGCGAAGAAGCGCGACCACCGCAAGCTGGGACGCGAGCTGAAGATGTTCACCTTCTCGCGCGAAGTCGGACAAGGCCTCCCGCTGTGGCTGCCGAACGGCGCCAAAGTGCGGCGCACGCTCGAGCGTTACATTGTCGACTTGGAGGAAAGACTCGGCTACCAGCACGTCTATACGCCGGTGCTTGCCAACGTTGAGCTGTATAAAACGAGCGGCCACTGGGAGCACTACAGCGAGGACATGTTCCCGAAGATGGAGCTTGAAGGCGAAGAGCTGGTGCTGCGCCCGATGAACTGCCCGCACCATATGATGGTGTACAAAAGCGACATGCGCAGCTATCGCGATCTGCCGGTCCGCATTGCCGAGATGGGCACGATGCACCGTTACGAGATGTCCGGCGCGCTGACTGGGCTTCACCGCGTGCGCGCGATGACGCTTAATGACGCCCATATTTTTTGCCGTCCGGACCAAATCAAGGAAGAGTTTGCGCGCGTCATCAATCTGATCCGAATGGTTTACGAGGATTTCGGCATTAAGGAATACCGCTTCCGCTTGTCATACCGCGATCCGCAAGATACCGAGAAGTATTTCCCTAATGACGAGATGTGGGAAATGTCGCAGCGGATGCTGCGCGAGGTTGTCGAGGAACTGGGGCTGCCGTTCTTTGAAGCGGAGGGCGAAGCGGCCTTCTACGGTCCGAAGCTTGACGTGCAGATCAAAACGGCTCTCGGCAAGGAAGAGACGCTCTCCACCGCTCAGCTTGATTTCCTGCTGCCGGAACGTTTCGAGCTGGAGTATGTCGGAGACGACGGCAAAAAACACCGTCCGGTCGTCATTCACCGCGGCATTATCAGCACGATGGAACGGATGACCGCATTCCTGCTCGAGAACTTTGCCGGCGCGCTGCCGCTGTGGCTTTCGCCTGTACAGGCGAAAGTCATTCCGGTCTCCACCGCTTACGAAGCTTACGCGCGTCAAGTGGAGGAGCAGCTGCAGGCCGGAGGCGTCCGTGTCGAAAGCGATCTGCGCAACGAGAAGCTCGGCTATAAAATCCGCGAAGCCCAGCTTGAAAAAATTCCGTACATGCTGATCGTCGGAGAAAATGAAATGACTTCGGCAGCGGTATCCGTCCGCAAACGGGGAGAGGGCGACCTCGGAGCGAAGCCGGTTCAAGAGCTGCTGGAGCTGCTTCGGGACGAAATCGCCAGCAAGCGCATCTAA
- a CDS encoding putative sporulation protein YtxC: protein MELLTVSLMSGSSDELLRLAGSLQEALGNLHRRLGGVPIAEWSIRPEGSEISCKALLPQFKLGEHGEAIYGESADVLTDYIMDVYEPVLIRSIIRKQLSCQNSEELAAVEACCRQILSGTHWDLYIDAESGEGHSPFEDIKRRKHKIAEELKQYMEENQYLNLHGIVTFRLHAYWNELREAAEFAMEEYIMDKQYRDFVALLKYFVSAQEAKIGRVHLLHREGYEFQLMDEYFNPLETRPGERIVAEIADVEMNMEDMIVSTLLSVAPGQVVIHTRHPELQVIRTIETIFENRISVCMGCASCKQSLERG from the coding sequence ATGGAATTGTTAACCGTTTCTTTAATGTCCGGCTCCTCAGACGAGCTCCTCCGGCTGGCCGGCAGTCTGCAGGAAGCGCTCGGCAATCTTCATCGCCGATTAGGGGGCGTTCCAATCGCCGAGTGGTCGATCCGGCCGGAAGGCTCTGAAATCAGCTGCAAAGCGCTGCTGCCGCAATTTAAACTGGGCGAGCACGGAGAGGCGATTTACGGAGAGTCGGCCGATGTGCTGACCGATTATATTATGGATGTATACGAACCGGTTCTGATCCGCTCCATTATCCGCAAGCAGCTCAGCTGTCAGAACTCCGAAGAGCTTGCCGCCGTCGAAGCCTGCTGCCGGCAGATTCTTTCCGGAACGCACTGGGATCTGTACATAGATGCGGAAAGCGGCGAAGGCCATTCGCCATTCGAAGACATCAAGCGGCGAAAGCACAAAATCGCCGAAGAGCTGAAGCAGTATATGGAAGAAAACCAATACCTCAACCTGCACGGAATCGTCACCTTCAGGCTGCACGCGTATTGGAACGAGCTGCGCGAGGCGGCTGAGTTCGCAATGGAAGAATATATCATGGATAAGCAGTACCGTGACTTTGTAGCGCTGCTGAAATATTTTGTGTCGGCACAAGAAGCCAAGATCGGCCGGGTTCATCTCCTGCATCGCGAAGGGTATGAATTCCAGCTGATGGATGAATACTTTAACCCGCTGGAGACGCGGCCCGGCGAGAGAATCGTCGCTGAAATTGCCGATGTGGAAATGAACATGGAAGATATGATCGTATCGACGCTTCTAAGCGTCGCCCCCGGGCAGGTCGTCATCCATACCCGGCATCCCGAGCTGCAGGTCATCCGCACCATTGAAACCATTTTCGAGAACCGGATATCGGTCTGCATGGGCTGCGCTTCCTGCAAGCAGAGTCTGGAACGCGGATAA
- a CDS encoding sensor domain-containing diguanylate cyclase — translation MENSLDYNRNRWNRMLLNGFWLLLLLTILLESLYLPVTYLPSSQFVMHYIALPTLFQLIVLLLAETGLRLLSDRFKDYMLIAASALLSTVIVNVHIEINYLLLALFCPVIVSIFYFHTKKLLFALGCTLASLYGLYFFNSYMHEDISQAGLATITMMFASYSLIGWGVLLRGRELTSYYRTITKSNQELLVKTIVMDKLAKTDALTELYNHITFHEYLDKLIEHHDTNGMPLQLALIDIDNFKSVNDTYGHRAGDVVLRTVADIVRAEAGQNDFVARYGGEEFAVIFTEITPERSLKALEQIRHDIAQIRHEVLGERYITVSTGFSSYRPHEGKEPFFQRTDQALYLAKKTGKNRVVDADVAELKVEQLV, via the coding sequence ATGGAAAATTCGCTCGACTACAACCGCAATCGCTGGAACCGGATGCTGCTGAACGGGTTCTGGCTGCTGCTCCTTCTTACGATCCTGCTCGAATCGCTGTATCTTCCGGTAACGTACTTGCCGTCCTCTCAGTTTGTCATGCATTATATTGCGCTTCCCACCCTGTTCCAGCTCATCGTCCTTCTCCTGGCGGAAACAGGACTTCGCTTGCTATCGGACCGGTTCAAAGATTACATGCTGATTGCCGCTTCCGCCCTGTTGTCGACCGTTATCGTCAATGTCCATATTGAGATCAATTACTTGCTGTTAGCGCTGTTTTGTCCCGTTATTGTGTCGATCTTCTATTTTCATACCAAAAAACTGCTGTTCGCGCTCGGCTGCACGTTGGCTTCTTTATACGGGCTTTATTTTTTCAACTCTTATATGCATGAAGACATCTCGCAAGCGGGCCTTGCGACGATTACAATGATGTTCGCTTCATACAGCCTGATCGGCTGGGGCGTCCTGCTGCGGGGACGGGAGCTGACCTCCTACTACCGCACGATTACGAAATCGAATCAGGAGCTGCTCGTCAAAACGATTGTGATGGATAAATTGGCCAAAACCGACGCGCTTACCGAACTATACAACCATATTACGTTCCATGAATATTTGGACAAGCTGATCGAGCATCATGATACGAACGGAATGCCGCTTCAGCTCGCGCTGATCGACATCGATAATTTCAAATCGGTCAACGACACGTACGGACACCGCGCGGGCGATGTCGTGCTGCGCACGGTTGCCGATATCGTGCGGGCTGAGGCGGGGCAGAACGATTTCGTCGCCCGTTACGGCGGCGAGGAGTTCGCGGTTATTTTTACGGAAATAACGCCGGAGCGTTCGCTAAAAGCATTGGAGCAAATCCGCCACGACATCGCCCAAATCCGCCATGAAGTGCTGGGAGAGCGTTACATAACGGTTAGCACCGGATTTTCCTCCTACCGCCCTCATGAGGGCAAGGAACCGTTTTTTCAACGAACGGACCAGGCGCTCTATTTGGCTAAAAAAACCGGCAAAAACCGCGTTGTCGATGCGGATGTGGCGGAATTGAAAGTGGAGCAGCTTGTGTGA
- a CDS encoding 3D domain-containing protein: protein MFTGFLACGRQYRAVCMLIALALPLAAAGCAAPGNTAAQTGMGRASMMAAAAVKTKPPQHNCIQSAGTDFNKPNCTKRGKMTSRSSVKAVGGHKRRSRTIRTMKVTATGYTAGVESTGKRPGHPLYGITYSGVKVKRAEVSTVAADTSVFPIGTLLYIPGYGYGIVADTGSAIKGKRIDLYFDTIGQVYREWGKKTVNIQVLKLGEGRLSQSEFNKLNRAVHAEKGIPQFYLES from the coding sequence ATGTTCACAGGCTTTTTGGCATGCGGGCGGCAATACCGCGCCGTCTGTATGCTTATCGCGCTTGCGCTTCCGCTGGCTGCAGCAGGATGCGCGGCGCCGGGAAATACCGCAGCGCAAACCGGAATGGGCAGAGCGTCCATGATGGCTGCCGCTGCCGTTAAAACAAAGCCGCCGCAGCATAATTGTATCCAATCGGCCGGAACCGATTTCAATAAGCCGAACTGCACCAAACGCGGCAAAATGACGAGCAGGAGCTCCGTAAAAGCTGTCGGCGGACATAAACGAAGAAGCCGCACGATCCGAACGATGAAAGTGACAGCGACCGGTTATACGGCCGGAGTGGAGTCAACCGGCAAAAGACCCGGGCACCCGCTGTACGGAATCACATACTCCGGTGTGAAGGTCAAACGCGCGGAAGTGTCAACGGTAGCGGCCGACACTTCCGTCTTTCCGATCGGTACTCTGCTGTACATTCCCGGATATGGATACGGCATCGTCGCCGACACCGGCTCTGCAATCAAAGGCAAGCGCATCGATTTGTACTTCGATACGATCGGCCAAGTCTACCGCGAATGGGGCAAAAAAACGGTGAATATACAGGTTTTAAAGCTCGGAGAGGGACGGCTCTCCCAAAGCGAATTCAACAAGCTGAACAGAGCCGTGCATGCGGAAAAAGGAATTCCGCAGTTTTATCTGGAATCTTAA
- a CDS encoding aminotransferase class I/II-fold pyridoxal phosphate-dependent enzyme, translating into MAQNNNQERGFATKLLHFGAEIDEHTGASSVPVYQASTFHHHDIFNPPEYDYSRSGNPTRQALEDAITLLEGGKRGFAFASGMAAISTAFLLLSAGDHVIVTEDVYGGTYRLLTTILTRLGIESTFVDMTDLDAVKAALKSNTKAVYMETPSNPTLKITDIGAVCSWAKEKGLLTLLDNTFMTPYHQRPIEHGVDVVLHSATKFLGGHSDVLAGLAVTADESLGRRLKQLQNGLGSVLAPQESWLLMRGMKTLQARMEASERSARRMAEWLASHPEVERVYYPGLPDHPGRDIHERQSLGYGAVVSFDVGSGERAKALMSRIQLPLVAVSLGAVESILSYPAMMSHAAMPREVRYERGISDGLVRYSVGLENIEDLLDDLDSALRG; encoded by the coding sequence ATGGCGCAAAATAACAACCAGGAGCGGGGCTTTGCGACGAAGCTGCTGCATTTCGGAGCGGAGATCGACGAGCATACGGGCGCGTCGAGCGTACCGGTTTATCAGGCGTCGACGTTCCATCATCATGATATTTTCAATCCGCCGGAATACGACTACAGCCGTTCCGGCAATCCGACGCGGCAGGCGCTGGAAGACGCGATCACTCTGCTGGAAGGCGGTAAGCGCGGCTTTGCGTTCGCTTCCGGCATGGCGGCGATTTCGACGGCGTTTCTGCTGCTGTCGGCGGGCGATCACGTCATCGTTACCGAGGATGTGTACGGCGGCACATACCGTCTGCTCACGACGATTTTGACCCGGCTCGGCATTGAATCGACATTCGTCGACATGACCGACCTGGATGCGGTCAAGGCGGCGCTTAAGAGCAATACGAAGGCGGTTTATATGGAGACCCCTTCCAACCCGACGCTGAAAATTACCGACATCGGCGCTGTTTGCTCGTGGGCGAAAGAGAAGGGACTGCTGACGCTGCTGGATAATACATTCATGACGCCTTATCATCAGCGGCCGATTGAGCATGGCGTCGACGTCGTGCTGCACAGCGCGACGAAATTTCTCGGCGGCCACAGCGACGTGCTGGCCGGACTGGCCGTCACGGCCGACGAGAGCCTCGGCCGCAGGCTGAAACAGCTGCAGAACGGACTCGGCAGCGTGCTGGCGCCGCAGGAATCGTGGCTGCTCATGCGCGGCATGAAGACGCTGCAGGCGCGGATGGAAGCAAGCGAGCGCAGCGCCCGCCGTATGGCGGAGTGGCTGGCCTCCCACCCCGAGGTGGAGCGCGTTTACTACCCGGGGCTTCCCGATCACCCGGGCCGGGATATTCATGAGCGCCAGTCGCTCGGCTACGGCGCCGTCGTCTCGTTCGACGTCGGCAGCGGAGAGCGCGCGAAGGCGCTGATGAGCCGCATTCAACTTCCGCTGGTCGCGGTCAGCCTCGGCGCGGTTGAGAGCATTCTCTCTTACCCGGCGATGATGTCGCACGCGGCGATGCCGCGCGAAGTGCGCTATGAGCGCGGCATTTCCGACGGGCTTGTCCGTTACTCCGTCGGACTGGAAAATATTGAAGATCTGCTGGACGATTTGGATTCCGCCCTGCGCGGGTAA
- a CDS encoding AEC family transporter gives MIQSVLATLFQVIVPLSIPVTAGALLKKFRNLDTKPLLTLYLYFLSPAIILETLTTAELSSADIYKTIAFCLVNLIALWAVAAALGRLLRLPGPETAGLTLVSTLTNSVNYGLPLVLLAFGQLGLDKASIYVIAQMIIVNTVGVYFAARSQFSVRNAVKSVFSLPSIYAAILAAGLRLTDISLPSGIAQGVSMVAGAYAPVVLAILGAQMVSVNNAELERHVQRGFWTGLAIRLLLSPLISCLILFILHIDGILYSVLFILASMPVAVNAVVLAERFNASPKLLSKCILWTTLASFAILPILIALMS, from the coding sequence ATGATTCAGTCCGTATTGGCGACGCTGTTCCAAGTGATCGTTCCGCTTTCCATTCCGGTTACCGCAGGGGCGCTGCTCAAAAAATTCCGGAACCTGGATACGAAGCCGCTCCTGACGTTATACCTTTATTTTTTGAGCCCTGCGATCATTTTGGAAACGTTGACGACAGCAGAGCTCTCGTCCGCAGACATCTACAAGACGATTGCGTTCTGCCTGGTGAATTTAATTGCGCTGTGGGCGGTTGCTGCTGCGCTGGGGCGGCTGCTCCGGCTCCCCGGACCCGAGACTGCGGGCTTGACGCTTGTTTCTACGCTGACGAACAGCGTCAATTACGGACTTCCGCTCGTTCTGCTTGCTTTCGGCCAGTTGGGGCTGGATAAAGCGTCGATTTATGTCATTGCGCAAATGATTATTGTCAATACCGTTGGCGTTTATTTTGCCGCACGCTCGCAATTTTCCGTGCGCAATGCGGTCAAGTCGGTCTTTTCGCTGCCCTCCATCTATGCCGCAATATTGGCGGCAGGGCTGCGCCTGACGGACATTTCGCTGCCAAGCGGCATTGCGCAGGGCGTCTCGATGGTAGCGGGCGCATATGCGCCGGTCGTGCTGGCGATATTGGGAGCCCAGATGGTCAGCGTGAACAATGCCGAGCTGGAACGCCACGTACAGAGAGGATTCTGGACGGGCCTTGCGATCCGGCTGCTGCTGTCGCCGCTTATTTCGTGCCTTATCCTGTTCATTCTGCATATCGACGGCATTTTATATTCGGTGCTGTTTATCCTCGCTTCGATGCCGGTCGCCGTCAATGCGGTCGTGCTGGCCGAGCGTTTCAACGCTTCGCCGAAGCTGCTGTCCAAATGCATATTATGGACGACGCTCGCTTCATTCGCCATTCTCCCCATTCTGATCGCGCTGATGAGTTAG
- a CDS encoding PLP-dependent transferase has translation MKIESQLAQIGSIKEPVTGAVSFPIHHATAFRHPKLGESTGFDYARTKSPTRAVLEEAAAQLESGDAGFACSSGMAALQTIFALFSQGDHLIVSLDLYGGTYRLLERIMSRFGVSASYVDTNDLDAVGQLLQPNTKAVLIETPTNPLMMVTDIERVAAWAKGHGLLTIVDNTLLTPFFQRPLELGADIIIHSATKYLGGHNDVLAGLIVTKGKELSEQMAILHNSIGAVLGPQDSWLLMRGMKTLALRMERHQYNATKMAEYLQEHPAVEEVFYPALPHHPGHEIQNRQSSGNTGIFSFRLKDPRYVGPVLQHVKLIAFAESLGGVESLMTYPAVQTHADIPEEIRKAVGVDDRLLRFSVGIEHIDDLIADLGQALEAAKLEIGEV, from the coding sequence ATGAAAATTGAAAGTCAATTGGCGCAAATCGGTTCCATTAAAGAACCCGTTACGGGGGCGGTCAGCTTCCCGATTCATCACGCGACCGCGTTCCGCCATCCGAAGCTGGGCGAAAGCACGGGCTTCGATTACGCCCGTACGAAAAGCCCGACCCGGGCCGTGCTGGAAGAAGCGGCCGCGCAATTGGAATCCGGCGACGCCGGCTTTGCCTGTAGCTCGGGCATGGCGGCGCTGCAAACGATATTCGCCCTGTTCAGCCAAGGCGACCACCTGATCGTCTCGCTCGATCTGTATGGGGGTACATATCGGCTGCTGGAGCGCATTATGTCCCGTTTCGGCGTGAGCGCTTCGTATGTCGATACGAATGATCTCGATGCAGTGGGACAGCTGCTTCAGCCCAATACGAAAGCGGTTCTGATTGAGACGCCGACGAATCCTTTGATGATGGTGACCGATATCGAGCGCGTGGCGGCGTGGGCGAAGGGGCACGGACTGCTTACAATCGTGGACAATACGCTGCTGACGCCGTTTTTCCAGCGGCCGCTTGAGCTGGGAGCGGACATCATTATTCACAGCGCGACAAAATATCTCGGCGGCCATAACGATGTGCTTGCCGGCCTGATCGTGACGAAGGGTAAGGAGCTGTCGGAGCAGATGGCCATCCTGCACAATTCGATCGGGGCGGTGCTGGGGCCGCAGGATTCATGGCTGCTGATGCGCGGCATGAAGACGCTGGCGCTGCGGATGGAGCGCCACCAGTACAATGCGACGAAGATGGCGGAATATTTGCAGGAGCATCCGGCTGTCGAAGAGGTGTTCTATCCGGCGCTTCCGCATCATCCCGGCCATGAGATTCAAAACCGGCAGTCATCCGGTAATACCGGCATTTTCTCCTTCCGTCTGAAGGATCCCCGCTATGTGGGACCGGTTCTGCAGCATGTGAAGCTGATCGCGTTCGCGGAAAGCCTCGGCGGCGTAGAGTCGCTGATGACGTATCCGGCGGTGCAGACGCACGCCGACATCCCCGAGGAAATCCGCAAAGCGGTCGGCGTCGATGACCGGCTGCTGCGCTTCTCCGTCGGGATCGAGCATATCGACGATCTGATCGCGGATTTGGGACAGGCGCTGGAAGCGGCCAAGCTTGAAATCGGGGAGGTGTAA
- the metA gene encoding homoserine O-acetyltransferase MetA, which produces MPIKVPDNLPAKEILSNENIFVMDESIAYHQDIRPLRIVILNLMPTKETTETQLLRLIGNTALQVEVVLMHPQTHISKNTSAEHLESFYKTFNEIAHLYFDGMIITGAPVEQMPFEQVTYWEELKEIMDWSRRHVTSTFHICWASQAGLYHHYGVEKYDLPRKMFGVFPHTIEKQNVNLLRGFDEMFFVPQSRHTEVRREDIEKHSDLDILSESPIAGVYLVASKDGRQIFVTGHSEYDPHTLKYEYDRDVAKGLDVALPTNYYPNNDPSRQPRSTWRAHANLLFSNWLNYYVYQQTPFELGAGI; this is translated from the coding sequence ATGCCGATTAAAGTACCCGATAACTTGCCGGCCAAAGAAATTTTATCGAATGAAAACATTTTCGTCATGGACGAAAGCATCGCTTATCATCAGGATATCCGCCCGCTCCGGATTGTCATTCTCAACCTGATGCCGACGAAGGAGACGACCGAAACCCAGCTGCTCCGGCTGATCGGCAACACGGCGCTGCAGGTGGAAGTTGTGCTGATGCATCCGCAAACGCACATTTCCAAAAACACGTCGGCCGAACATTTGGAATCGTTTTACAAGACGTTTAATGAAATCGCCCATCTGTACTTCGACGGGATGATTATTACCGGCGCGCCGGTGGAGCAGATGCCGTTTGAGCAGGTCACGTATTGGGAAGAGCTGAAAGAGATTATGGACTGGAGCCGCCGCCACGTGACGTCGACCTTCCATATATGTTGGGCGTCGCAGGCAGGGCTTTACCATCATTACGGCGTTGAGAAATACGATCTTCCGAGAAAAATGTTCGGCGTGTTTCCGCATACGATCGAGAAGCAGAATGTTAATCTGCTGCGCGGATTTGACGAAATGTTTTTCGTGCCCCAATCCCGCCATACGGAAGTGCGGCGCGAGGATATCGAGAAGCACTCGGACCTGGACATTTTGTCCGAATCGCCGATTGCCGGAGTTTATCTCGTCGCCTCGAAGGATGGCAGGCAGATCTTCGTGACGGGCCATTCGGAATACGATCCTCATACGCTTAAATACGAGTACGACCGCGATGTGGCGAAGGGGCTTGACGTTGCCTTGCCGACCAACTATTATCCGAATAACGATCCGAGCCGCCAGCCGCGTTCGACGTGGCGCGCGCATGCGAACCTGCTGTTTTCCAACTGGCTGAACTATTATGTGTACCAGCAGACGCCGTTTGAACTCGGCGCCGGGATCTAG